ATCTTTATGCATGATGTCTCCCTCCAAAATGAATGTAACTGTTTCCATTCCTCTATGGGGATGTGGACCAAATGGCAAACCGTTATTGTTTTTGGGATAGGTTTGGAGTCCGTGATGATTGAGAAAAATGAAAGGATCAATCTGTCTTAACTTTGGAGAAGGCAAAGGATTGTAAGTGATCAAATCCGCTATGGGATGATAACTGGCTTTATGGATTTCTTTGATTGTTCTCATGCTATTTTATGTATATACATTAAATGTGATTAGATTAAATTTTGTTCCTTCAAGGGCAAAAAAAAACCTGAATTTCTTCAGGCTTTGAATTTTTTACTTTAACCACGCTAGGGAGAGTTCATCAGGAGCTTTCATCCTGTCTGCTAAACGCATATATCTGTCTGCCAAATTGGATAGATAATCCTGTGCTTTTGAAGCCACATCATTGAGTCCTGTAAGGTTTTCAATATCCCATAGTTTTACCAAATGATCGATAATCCTGGCATAATCCCAACCGGTATAAATTCCGACTTTCTGAGTAATGGCTGAAAACTGGTCAAACAAAGTAGGATTACTACTTCCTTTACCCATTAGGACTGCCGGCATCACAATTTGCTTCCTCATCATTTTATCAAAGGCCATAATCGCTCCATTTGGATCAATTTCAAAAATTTCACTCATGAAACTTTTGTAGGCTTTTTCATGTCTGGCTTCATCACCGGCAATTGTCTTACAAATCCTTGACAATACATCATCCCCTGCTTTATGAGCAAGTTTTCCTGTATTGACATGGGAAATTTTTGTAGCTCTTTCCTGAAAAGACGTATAAATCATTGCCTGATACGGGTCTTTTTCGGATTTTGGGTCAAATCCATTGTAGATTAATCTGTGAATAGTCTGTTCAACTTTTTTCATATCTGCCCTACCAGATAAGTATAAGTACTTATTGAGCAGGTCTCCATGTCGGTTTTCCTCAGCCGTCCAAGCCTTTGACCAACGGACCCAACCTGAATTACTCAAAAGGCTACCCTCTACATTGATGCCTTCCAGCATATTGAAGTAGGTCTGATAACTGGGCAAAGCCTCTTCGGTAATCATATTTCCAATCAAAGAAGTAATGATGGTATCTGGAATTCCTGCTGCTCTTTCCTGAAGTTTTTTTACCTCATCAAAGGCATCCGGTTCGCCCATGTCAGGT
This window of the Aquiflexum balticum DSM 16537 genome carries:
- a CDS encoding acyl-ACP desaturase, translated to MNKSEHIDYELEKNMEVISQLDGFVNNAVDTVLVDPDECWQPSDFLPDMGEPDAFDEVKKLQERAAGIPDTIITSLIGNMITEEALPSYQTYFNMLEGINVEGSLLSNSGWVRWSKAWTAEENRHGDLLNKYLYLSGRADMKKVEQTIHRLIYNGFDPKSEKDPYQAMIYTSFQERATKISHVNTGKLAHKAGDDVLSRICKTIAGDEARHEKAYKSFMSEIFEIDPNGAIMAFDKMMRKQIVMPAVLMGKGSSNPTLFDQFSAITQKVGIYTGWDYARIIDHLVKLWDIENLTGLNDVASKAQDYLSNLADRYMRLADRMKAPDELSLAWLK